The sequence below is a genomic window from Bactrocera neohumeralis isolate Rockhampton chromosome 4, APGP_CSIRO_Bneo_wtdbg2-racon-allhic-juicebox.fasta_v2, whole genome shotgun sequence.
GGAAGATGCCAAACCTGAACTAGACTTCAATTGACGGATTTCATCTGCAAAATGTTCCTGTTGCTCTAAACGGATTATAGTGTATAGTGCGTCTTCCAATTCCTGAGCACTAATAACCGGTTGGCGAAGGTGTCGACGGTTTCTTAACCAACGTAGAATAATGGCCACCGTTCCCAACAATCGTGTGATATTACTGAACCGTTCAGTTAAGAGGATAGCATGCCCGTTTGGACGACGTGTATACAGTGGATGTGACACGAGTGCAATCAATTTGTTCGTATTTCGCTTTTCGGCGAGTAAGACCTCTGACTCATCCTTGCTGAGAGGAACATCACTACTGTCCAAATAGATCATCTCTGCCTCCTTAGGTCCATGCCACCAAAGTGGATGTACCAGTAGCTCGCCAGGTGTGATTCCTCTACTGGCACAATCAGCTGGGTTATGAGCAGAACGAATGTGATGCCATCGCGTGGGGGATGTCAGCTCTTGTATTCTACGAACCCGATTTGATATGAATGGTTTTAGTGTTGCTGAATCCTTCCTCAGCCAACACAGTACGATAGCTGAGTCCGACCATAGATAGTAGGGAACGTCAACTAGTCCCAAAGAATCCCGAACGTTCTGGAATGTTTCGGCAAGAAGTAGCGCTGCCGCAAGTTCCAAGCGTGGAATGGTAGTAGCCTTGAGTGGTGCTACCCTGGTACGTGCCGTAAGAAGAGTGAAACGTACTGAACCGTCTGTGTGCAACGTCTTCGCATAAATCACCGCTGCATACGCGTGTGAGCTAGCATCACAAAACCCGTGAAATGATGTTTCAATGCGTGGAATCATGCCCATCCACCGCTCGATTCGAATTTGATTAAGCTCTGGAAGCTGTGCCCGATACTTCAGCCATTCGCGGCAAAGATCGTCAGGTAATGGTGAGTCCCAAGATAGACCGGCAGACCACAATCTCTGAATGAATATTTTCCCAGTAACGATAACAGGCGATAACAATCCAGTAGGATCAAAGAGTCGTGCCACCTCGCTGAGTACACGACGCTTTGTGGGTATCTCTCCTCTTTGACGTAGATCGACGCGAAAGAATAACTGATCCGACAGTGCGTCCCATCTTAGGCCCAAAACGGAAGTCTCCCCAGGATGGAAGATATAGCTAGAAAGAGACGGCTCATTAGATAAACGCATCATCACCTGACTATCGTTCGAGTTCCATTTTCTTAGGCTGAACTTTCCAGCAGATAAAATGGCATCCACGTTCGTAGCCAGCTCCACTGCATCAGTACCGCTTTCACAACTTGTCAAGAAGTCGTCAACATAAAACGAAGTTAATATCGCACTTCGAGCACGAGCCGCTTGTTGTAGGTCAGGAACCACAGCGTAATTGTCATACGCACATTGTTGCAGGGTTCGTACTGCATTGTAAGGACTGCATGCCATACCATATGTGATAGTCTTCAGGCGATATACTCGGATATCGTCTGCAGGAGACTCACGCCATATAATTCGTTGATAGTCGCGATGTTCAGGTGCAaccaacacttgcctgaacatTTTCTCTATGTCCGCAGTTATCGCCACTCGATAGCGACGAAAACGTAAAAGTATACTACTCAACGAATCCTGAACCGTTGGACCTACCAGTTGAACATCGTTCAGTGAGATTCCAGTGCTGGTAGGTGCCGAAGCGTTGAACACCACGCGAAACTTTGCTGTGACCGCATGATGAGGAATGTAGTAGCAATTTGTGTGATTGTAAGGTGGTTGTACTATCTCCATGTGATCAAGGGCTGCATATTCTCTCATAAATGAAATGTAGTTTTCTCTAAGGACTGGATCCGCAACCATACGACGCTCTAGTCTATGAAATTGCTGTAATGCCAGTGTGTACGAGTCACCTAGTTCCGTTGCCTTTCGCCGCAAGGGTAACTGTACCATATAACGGCCGTCTAGGGTACGGCTATGAGTGGTTTCGAAAATCTGCTCACACTCGTGCTGTGGCAGATCGTCAACCACCGCTATTTCCTCCATTTGCCAGAACTTTGACACCAGTTCCTCCAACCGGTAGTCCTCCGTGTCTAGCGAAGTGGTGAGTGTGAGCAATGATTCCGTTGAAGGAAAGGTCACTGCTGCTGGACCAAACACCACCCATCCGAAGCGGGTACGCTGGGCAAAAGGTTCGTCTGGTCTTCCACCGATGACTTCACCTTCTATGAGACGCCCCCACACGTCCGCGCCAATAAGAACGTCGATAACTCCAGGCGTACCAAACTGGTTGTCCGCCAAGTCTATGCCTCTCAAGTATGGCCATTGGTTCATGTCAATCTTCACTGCTGGAGTCGGTGAAGTAATGGACGATAAaaccaatgcatcaattcgcATTTCAAAATTAGATGTTGTTGATCTCAGAGTGAACGTAACGCTGCCTTTCACTCGAATATTGATGGTCGCGCCTACACCTTCTACCATCAAGTCACATTTTCGTCGATATAACTGCAAACAGTTTGCTAGGCGATCCGTTATAAAGCTGACCTGTGATCCGGGATCACACAGGACTCGTGCCACTCGCTGCACCGATGCTTCTCCAAAGGCATATGCACGCGCTGTTGCTAAAAGAGTTATCGGTTTTGGATTGGCAGCGAGAGGCTTTGCTGGTGCGGCTAGTCATGCTGTTGTGATTATCGGCACCTCCGTAGGTACCTCACTGCATACGGCTGGCGTAGTTGTAGAAGAAAACGTTGACGTGTTGTTGAACTTGTCTCGACATAGGATCGTGTTATGCTTGCGTCCACAATTTCTACAATTACCAGACGAACACTGACGATAGGAATGACTCGAACGTAAACAGTTGTAACACAATTTCAATCTCTTAAGGGCTTCAAATCGTTGCTCGATGCTAAGAGCCAATATTGCAGGACACTTGACAATTCGATGCGCTAACCCGCAATGAGCACACAGGGCGGCGTCCGTAGTAGCCACATGCGCCCTCAGTGGTCGTTGCTGACGGCAAGCTATTACTGAGACCGATGGTTCAGGAGCTAGGCTGTGAGCACGTCTTTccagaaatttcaataaatcttCTAATTGTGGTATATCTGTAGTGGAGCACCTCATACACCAGTCACGCTTAGTTACGGCTGGAAGCTTAGCCACCACGATTGGTACAGCCAATGCGTCCCACTGATTTATAGGGATGTCCATAACACGCAATGCACGCAGCGATTCATGAACCGTATCCACAATAGTCAATAACGTTTGTGATGACTCATGAGTAGTTGGCTTTAGGTTAAGAAAACGGGATACGTGTATTTCCGCTAGCTGCTTTTTGTTGTCATAGCGGTCCTTGAGAGCCTTCCACACCTCCTGATAGCCACCTGAATATATCCCACCAATTAAAGGAACAGTAGTCGCATTTACCGCCTGCCGAAGTTTTCCCAACTTAAACGCTTCTGGATATGTCGAATTATGTACCAGTGTTTCAAAGGCATCTTTGAACGCTAACCATTTACACATGTCTCCATCAAACAACGGGATAGCTAACGGGTCTAATTTGAGATCAACCAAATGCCCATCGAGAGATGTCGTGGGGCAATTTTGCGTTCCGTCAGCGACATTAGACTCAACCCTTGACGATGCGATGAGACGATTAAGTCTGCTGCATGCTGCAGTATACAGCTCCTCTACTGATTCCAAAAGTGCATCATGTGGCCCCATCTCGGTGGACGTAGCTCCTCCAACCAAACGATTATGGTTCTCCATGAAGCGCTCAAAATGCGATTCAAGCGACTTAAGCTCTTGTTGGAGATGAAACACATCACGGTTTTCCATGGCACCTTCCAAGACACGTGCATGTATGCGCTTTATTGCTTTCACCGCCGATGATCGCCAATTAAGTTCCGCCATGAAACCACACAACCGCAATAACAAACAATtacaaactaaatttaaaaatatttgtcctCACAGGAGGCaccaaaatgttaaataattaattttaccagCGGGTAGAGTTCTCAATGCTTTATTGAGATGAGTACCATCAGCACTAAGTTACAATCAGAGAAGAGCGTTGTACATACATGAACTCCCGTATTTATAGGAGttcaaaggaatttaaaataccGTAACTTCGAAATATGAATAAACAAAGATAATATCAAACAGAAATGTATGATAAAAGAGAGATGAGAAATAGAAAACTTAGATAAAACAGTATTGCCAGATCAGACTTAacattataagaaaataaacttaaaactaacGTAAATAATCCTAAACACAATcggttgaataattttttttttaggaccatgacagtttcagaaaatgatttgagaaaaattcgtttagaaacgtagcagctgcagacgacacgtcggcgactatgagctgtaacttatcaaatactatgaatttcggtctgaatttttcacagcatgttttcaataggttttactgtcaaaatataaaaaaaaaaatcgatttttcgaagtgattacatgagaatacccccttaatacgAAGTAAGATAAAGGTTTATTGACAGCATTGACaactgaattatttttaaataatgtctGCTGCAGATTCATTAGTTCTTTCCATTTAAATAATGAAGCATGTAATAAAAGATATTTCCACAAAAGTATGCGAGGACGGCTGTAAATTCtgtattaaatatacaagttagcaacaataacatttaAAGCAATCAAAAAACACGCGCATCCGTTCTACTCGCAAAAGTGCTGACGATACGTCTAGCGCAGTGTGGCGTGATTCTCTGGAAATCCAGCGGAACGTGGGAACCGATGTCAGCAGAACTGCAAGCGCATTAAGTTACCATAAgaattacatataaaattttgttaagtttagaGTTAAGCGAGCGGTTGAACAATAAAGGTCGTAAGACCAGAAAAAGAAGATATTTTTACTTTCGACAAGTAAACCCATAacttacacatgtatgtatacatataattatgcAAAAATCTCCGTGGGAATTATTTTAACGTTGGTCTTAAATATTAAGGATCTATGCTCGGTGGATTAAACACAAAATGGCGCAGGAAGAGTAAAacgtttcgaaatttttattttaatcaaaaagtgCATCCCTAAAAATACCCCTCATGTTCACAACATAACAACACAATCCCTTAATCTCCCTCCTAACTTGTATCTTGTCTTATTTAGTTTCGGAGTTTTCTTCACAAGCTCAACAGACATTTGTgcaaaataattgattaaaaatagtttataattatataaaatagtttatgGTATTTACCTGTTTTAGGCCACCATATGGCCTTCAGCCACTCAAATTAAATCGTTCATCACTGCTTTGcgaataataaatcaaatattgtataatttagttgaattttatttgaataacaaaattatgattttgatttttatgcgaaaatacaaattaatataagtCAGAGAAAACTCTTAAATATTGCTAAGAATACCGTGTTTAATTATGcttcgtgaatatattttttaaactggtacaataacttttgtatttaaaaattcagatattttttcgaatatatgtacatacatatattaggagAATTTATATTGGCCCGTTGCTTAGTTGTTTAGAAAATAGTAAGTGGTGTGGTAACGAATTAAGGTTTTGTAAATtcagattgtgaaatttttatatagtgAATGCGAGTTTACATAAGCaagtacctacatatgtacatatgtatgagttttaagccttttttgcaactatatagtatatttcgtcatctgaaatgcaaaataacgtaacaacattttcggaaatttacagtggcatgaattaaaacgacataaaatggaacatgagtgaaacaaatttttaatattggttaaaactggttcatatctgagcgcagaacctgaaaatgttggacatatgtaatattatgtttgtaatttgaagtagttaatcataatcaataagacactcaatttcgaattttttgatgatacgttattttgaatttcaggtGACGATTTGAATTCATCGACGGAAATTTTTTCGATACATGAATTTATATTTCgcaaggaaaaaaaattgagtaatTATGCATATTTTAGTCTACGTAAACTTGACCTTAAGAAAATATAGAATAATTAAAACGGGACCCCTTAAGGAAATTCCATACTATAGTAAGATGACTTTTTATTTGCCGTTTGTTAGTACTAAAAATTCTAAATCCATATGAgattttgtttagaaaaatatgATGTGTTAAAATCGATGTACAAACAGACTGAAGATGGCAAATGAATGAAATGCTTGAAATGGTGTGtagaattatgtatataatagtataatgactataaaaaataaatagtattttGGGTAGAAAGATTACGAGTATTTGAATTGTAACCACTATATTGATGATTTCATGAAGAGTTCCAAACCACCAGCAGAGAAATGCGATAGACGTGCCCTAGATTTGTTAATTAACATGGTCGAATATAAGTTACTAATAAGTTCTTTCTAAttaagacatacatatacatatgcctgCGTAGGTTGGTGTCGAAAATTTCACGTACATACGCGCTACATAATAaactaaattgaaaatggaacaTTGTTTTTATGTGCGAAAtactaatttaaatttgattttaactCTTTGTCTTGTAGTTTTAACTTTTCCAGTTTTGAACATGTACACAGCGgaaaagtgtgcaaaatttttaattcttcataATTCAGTGTCTTAAAGAATTTCGCAGCTATCATATCTCTCTCGCCAATCGAAATGCATTCCCGATAGCCATAGACGTTCTCGTAAAGTTAATGCTGTTATTCCCCTCTTTCCCGCCGCACTCCGCACGCTCCTCATTCCTCTGGTCTCAACATTAAATACAATCGCCCTCTACCTCCTCCTGATTCACATCCTGATCGAATTCATCGTCAGCGGTGGCCTCCTGGTATTGTTGGTACTCGGACACCAAATCATTCATATTACTCTCCGCTTCGGTAAACTCCATCTCATCCATACCCTCGCCTGTGTACCAATGCAAGAAAGCTTTACGCCTGAACATTGCCGAAAATTGTTCTGAAATACGCTTGAATAGCTCTTGTATGGCGGTTGTATTACCAATAAAGGTTGAGGACATCTTCAATCCCTTGGGTGGGATGTCACATACCGCCGTCTTTACATTATTCGGTATCCATTCAACAAAGTAGGAGCTATTCTTATTTTGCACCGCTAACATTTGTTCGTCGACCTCCTTCATGGACATACGGCCACGGAAAACGGCAGCGACAGTCAAATATCGGCCATGTCGAGGATCACAGGCGGCCATCATGTTTTTGGCGTCAAACATTTGTTGTGTCAACTCGGGTACGGTCAGAGCACGATATTGTTGAGAACCTCGCGAAGTGAGTGGCGCAAAACCGGGCATAAAGAAATGCAGACGTGGAAAGGGTACCATGTTCACAGCTAGCTTGCGAAGATCAGCATTCAATTGACCAGGGAAGCGTAAGCATGTGGTCACACCGGACATAGTCAGCGATACGAGATGATTGAGATCGCCATAACTTGGATTGGATACCTTTAATGTACGGAAACAAATGTCATAGAGTGCCTCGTTGTCAATGCAATAGGTCTCATCAGTATTTTCCACCAACTGATGTATGGAGAGAGTGGCATTATATGGCTCAACAACAGTGTCGGATACCTTGGGTGAAGGTACTACCGAGTAGGTATTCATTATACGATCCGGATACTCTTCACGTATTTTTGAAATGAGTAATGTGCCCATACCAGAGCCAGTGCCTCCACCCAATGAGTGAGTTAATTGAAAGCCCTAAGGTgaaaagcaataatttttataaataaaacatacacatataaacaggaacgctttttaaattaataacacTTACCTGCAAGCAGTCACAGTTCTCGCATTCTTTACGCACTACATCCAACACATTATCCACCAGTTCCGCACCTTCGGTGTAATGACCTTTGGCCCAATTATTACCGGCTCCCGACTGACCGAATACGAAGTTGTCTGGACGAAAAAGTTGCCCATAGGGGCCGGATCGCACCGATTCCATGGTACCTGGTTCAAGATCGAGAAGAATGGCACGGGGCACATATTTTCCGCCAGAGGAACGCGTCACAGCTGGAAAAGCGCATAAATCATATgcaagttaataaaaaaattaaaaagacaaaAGTGTTAAAATGAGAAAATCACATGAAAATCGatagtatttatttgtatgggTAGAAAATGAAAGGCACTGTTTGGAATAGATAGCAGAGTGTTTTTATGGAATTATGTAGAAATATCTGGCCACGGCATTGGAAATTGTTAAGCCTAGTTTAATACCTCATAGTCGCCCCTTCCACTTTGGCGACGTgctaatattcattttttttattttttgtcagtGGCTGTGTCTTAAATCACAATTGAGGTTTTTAAAATGCATAGCACGTGCGCACATGAGTGCCTTTGCAACCAAAGCGGTAGGCAACATGCTCAGCGTTGACCAAACAAGGAAGTTTGCGACAAACACTGTGGGGACAATGACAGCGATTGAGAGTATCGCCGCTTTCTTAGTCAAAATTGTGACGCCCTTTCCCATCTCACTGGCCAATGGTGTTGATAGCCAAAACTGAAAGCTGGAGGCCGACATATAAACTAACGTTCACCCAGTATGGtataaatttaatgtaaacataaacaaaagctaggtttttcattatttatttgatCATTTGTGAACCCGTACTTAATAAATCACGCTAATATCCGAACTTTTGTGTGATccgtatattaatttttaacttttgagaTTAATGACACatacaacataaaaaaataacaggAAAAGTATGAGATCTTACGATTGATCTCACATATTTCTccacacacatacttgtattaCAAATCTAGCTTActgtgtgatatatatattttttttaaatagtttccgAAAATGGCGCTATTCACTGGGATCATtataagtttataaatttttaaatgttctgATGAATAGGTAAGTCactaaaaatattcacttcTTTCATTTTGTGAGAGTCATCAATCCGGTCCTTTGTAAAATTAGTTATTAATATAGgaacaaaatacaaaacaaaatgtcGAATATCAGCTACGAAAGATTTTGTCTTCAATGCCATTGTACTGTACTTGGCAACTTTGGAAATGCAAATGTAATCTTCTTCTGTTAACCTCTTACAGCCGTTTCTACGGTGATACTTCGGCAAATTAAACGtttggaaaattgcatttgtgtGAATGACTATCGCCTCGAACTTAAACTGACCATAACAACCCCGCTAAATATAGAATTTAAAAGTTTCGAGGTGGCCACCTGGGGAAAATCTCATTTTATAGATTTATTTAACGGTTTTTTTTACCTGAAGCTTCATTGTAATAAACGCTGACCCGCTCCAATTGTAAATCGCTGTCGCCATTGTAAATTCCATTGCTGTCGATTCCATGTTCCTCTGAGATGATCTCCCAAAActaaaaacacaataaattaaattatgtaataCCGTAATTGTACTTCATAAGAGTCCttgaccaaataaaaatttccaaaaaatcgaatttgttatttaacagatt
It includes:
- the LOC126755732 gene encoding uncharacterized protein LOC126755732: MVEGVGATINIRVKGSVTFTLRSTTSNFEMRIDALVLSSITSPTPAVKIDMNQWPYLRGIDLADNQFGTPGVIDVLIGADVWGRLIEGEVIGGRPDEPFAQRTRFGWVVFGPAAVTFPSTESLLTLTTSLDTEDYRLEELVSKFWQMEEIAVVDDLPQHECEQIFETTHSRTLDGRYMVQLPLRRKATELGDSYTLALQQFHRLERRMVADPVLRENYISFMREYAALDHMEIVQPPYNHTNCYYIPHHAVTAKFRVVFNASAPTSTGISLNDVQLVGPTVQDSLSSILLRFRRYRVAITADIEKMFRQVLVAPEHRDYQRIIWRESPADDIRVYRLKTITYGMACSPYNAVRTLQQCAYDNYAVVPDLQQAARARSAILTSFYVDDFLTSCESGTDAVELATNVDAILSAGKFSLRKWNSNDSQVMMRLSNEPSLSSYIFHPGETSVLGLRWDALSDQLFFRVDLRQRGEIPTKRRVLSEVARLFDPTGLLSPVIVTGKIFIQRLWSAGLSWDSPLPDDLCREWLKYRAQLPELNQIRIERWMGMIPRIETSFHGFCDASSHAYAAVIYAKTLHTDGSVRFTLLTARTRVAPLKATTIPRLELAAALLLAETFQNVRDSLGLVDVPYYLWSDSAIVLCWLRKDSATLKPFISNRVRRIQELTSPTRWHHIRSAHNPADCASRGITPGELLVHPLWWHGPKEAEMIYLDSSDVPLSKDESEVLLAEKRNTNKLIALVSHPLYTRRPNGHAILLTERFSNITRLLGTVAIILRWLRNRRHLRQPVISAQELEDALYTIIRLEQQEHFADEIRQLKSSSGLASSSRIMPLNPFIDKNRILRVGGRIHKAELGHDQRFPIILPKSTPLVKLLLHQAHEATLHGGAQLMLHTLRRRFWILSSRQAVKGFIHNCVVCRRHRGEVLKQQMASLPGQRIRAARPFISSGVDYCGPFTLRIGTKRSRTLIKTYLAIFVCMVTKAVHIEVVDDLSSQAFLDAFTRFVSRRGPCRDLYSDNGTAFVGANRLLKEDLAAWQGENNKRSLANSGTHWHFITPSAPHQGGLWEAAVKSAKHHLIRAA
- the LOC126755733 gene encoding uncharacterized protein LOC126755733 yields the protein MAELNWRSSAVKAIKRIHARVLEGAMENRDVFHLQQELKSLESHFERFMENHNRLVGGATSTEMGPHDALLESVEELYTAACSRLNRLIASSRVESNVADGTQNCPTTSLDGHLVDLKLDPLAIPLFDGDMCKWLAFKDAFETLVHNSTYPEAFKLGKLRQAVNATTVPLIGGIYSGGYQEVWKALKDRYDNKKQLAEIHVSRFLNLKPTTHESSQTLLTIVDTVHESLRALRVMDIPINQWDALAVPIVVAKLPAVTKRDWCMRCSTTDIPQLEDLLKFLERRAHSLAPEPSVSVIACRQQRPLRAHVATTDAALCAHCGLAHRIVKCPAILALSIEQRFEALKRLKLCYNCLRSSHSYRQCSSGNCRNCGRKHNTILCRDKFNNTSTFSSTTTPAVCSEVPTEVPIITTA
- the LOC126754548 gene encoding tubulin beta-3 chain, with amino-acid sequence MREIVHLQAGQCGNQIGAKFWEIISEEHGIDSNGIYNGDSDLQLERVSVYYNEASAVTRSSGGKYVPRAILLDLEPGTMESVRSGPYGQLFRPDNFVFGQSGAGNNWAKGHYTEGAELVDNVLDVVRKECENCDCLQGFQLTHSLGGGTGSGMGTLLISKIREEYPDRIMNTYSVVPSPKVSDTVVEPYNATLSIHQLVENTDETYCIDNEALYDICFRTLKVSNPSYGDLNHLVSLTMSGVTTCLRFPGQLNADLRKLAVNMVPFPRLHFFMPGFAPLTSRGSQQYRALTVPELTQQMFDAKNMMAACDPRHGRYLTVAAVFRGRMSMKEVDEQMLAVQNKNSSYFVEWIPNNVKTAVCDIPPKGLKMSSTFIGNTTAIQELFKRISEQFSAMFRRKAFLHWYTGEGMDEMEFTEAESNMNDLVSEYQQYQEATADDEFDQDVNQEEVEGDCI